The genomic region GAAGAAAAATTAAAAAATGGAAAGATGTACAAAAGTTTAGGCATTTTAATAGGTTTTGGTATAGTGCTAGCTCTATATTAGAAAGGAGATAGGTATGAATATAGATTTGATATTTAAGATAGCAGGAATTGGAATAGTAGTAGGCATACTTCATACAGTTTTAGAAAAAGTAGGGAAAGAAGAGTATGCTCATGCGGTTACATTAGCAGGAGTGGTGATAGTACTCACTATGGTATTGACTTTAATA from Proteiniborus sp. DW1 harbors:
- the spoIIIAC gene encoding stage III sporulation protein AC — its product is MNIDLIFKIAGIGIVVGILHTVLEKVGKEEYAHAVTLAGVVIVLTMVLTLISQLFDSVKTIFQLY